DNA sequence from the Hippopotamus amphibius kiboko isolate mHipAmp2 chromosome 1, mHipAmp2.hap2, whole genome shotgun sequence genome:
ATAACttttaatgtcttaaaaaaaacactACAATGCCCTTACCACACCTAAGAAATTAGGTTAATATTGTTTAATATCCATCTGTATTCAAATTTCTCCACTTGTTTCAAAGTTGTTATGGTTGTCTGAATCAAGATCCAAATAAGATCCACCATCCTTTACATTTGGTTCGTATGTCTCTTAATTTCTGTCGTTGTATAaagtcccctcctccccttttccaTGCCATTGATTTGCTGGAAAAACTAATTTTATTCTGACACTATgtaaaaaatttaagattttactGCTGTgaggttcctttttttttggtccttaGACTATATCCCATTAGTAATGCACAGTAATATTACTGTTTTAAGAGTTATtatgaacttggtgtacccccccaaaaaaaaagttattagtaCTAGCTTATGATATATTCAGAATACAGCTCTGCAAAACTTATAACTGTTAAAGAAAAAGTTagattattaaaacaaacaaagcttCTTAACTCTCCAGAATCTCTAAGTAATTCAgtgataatttttctctttagtattacatatttaaaactattctttttttttataaatttatttattttattggctgtgttgggtcttttttgctgtgcacgggctttctttagttgcggtgagtggggactactcttagttgtggtgcgcgggctcctcattgccgtggcttctcttgtggcggagcacaggctctaggcacgtgggcttcagtagttgcagcacatgggctcaacagccatggctcacgggctctaaagcacaggctcagtagttgtggcgcatgggcttagttgcttcctggcacgtaggatcttcctggagcagggatcaaacccgtgtcccctgcattggcaggcggagtctcaaccactgcgccacctaggaagcccttaaaactattctttttcttgttctttccctAATCAGCACTGAAGTATATTgaatagaaatgttaaaaaataactttcaaattaaacaataaaaacgTTAAAAAGAGTACGTAGGAACTACTGTAGGAAAATCACAGCAAtgtgaggaaaataataaatgagcaatcaaaattatgtaatatttctATTCATGGTCATTAGTCTTTTCTATGAAATGAAGATCATATGTTCAGATAACACAGAAAgcacaaattgatttttttttttttttggccacactgtgcagcttgtaagatctcagttccctgatgagggatcaGGCCGAGGGCAGTGAAAgcccgagtcctaaccactggagcgccagggaatgcccatcatttttttttacttgagaTTTGGTTAgttaagagctttaaaaatgataGTTGAATAACTGATTCAGAAAAACTGGATTATtagtttataagaaaataaaaccacagacaaATACATACCTTATTCTTTCCAAATATAGAAAAGACTGAACAGGAATATGAATATGAGAAGAAGATTTCTGCTTAGAGAGAAAGTTgccaggtgatatctcatgaAAGAAAACAGTGTAGCATCATAGCAAGTCCCCAGCATCAGGATCTAGGAGAAatgctcagctctgccatttattagTTGGTGACCTTAGTGAACTCACTGAAGCTCTATGAACGTCATTTTGCTCATTTCTAAAATACCTCCCCTAATAGGTTTACCTCTAAAATTAGAAGTATTAAAATAGTGTATGATGCATACATactaagtgattttttaaaaaatttgggtAGGTATACTTGTACAGCACTGTAAACAATTCAGAAATTAAAAGCGCAATATTGTTTGAAGACAGTGAATTCCAATTCAAAACGTCTCAAACAAGATTTATCAAGTAATAGACTGCATACATAACTGAAACAAAAGATGACAATACACATTCCGTGCTTTGTGGAGTGTTCTTAAGTCTACAGCTGAATCCttttttgtgtaaaaaaaatttattctatgaCTTTGACAATACTTGAAATAATGTGAAAGCACTCCTATACAGTAagtcaaaataaatttcttaatagAAATATATTCATAGACATAATActggcatttattttttattctttatcagAATCCCAAATCATTCCGATATGAGGGATATTCTTCCACTTCCCTGCCTATGCTCTGGGATGCGAGATTGGGGATAATTGGCTTCAGGAACTTGAACTCGCTGGTGGTTCCTGAGCCTCCTGTGAGACACACCTCGTACTGGTAGCTCTGGGACAGGGTCCCCGTGCCGCTGACGTCCACCAGCGGGCCCGGAAAGTGGCCCTCGGGCACCGAACGGCGGCCCACCGAGgccgccccgcccctcctgcaCAGCCGCACCGCCACGAACACCAGCACCGAGAAGAGGAAGAGCGACGACACCGACGCCAAGGCCACCACCAGGTAGACGGTGAGCGGGTCGGCCGGGCCCGCGTCCGCCGCTTCCGCTTCCGGGGCCGGCAGGTAGGGCTGCGAGAAGCCGTCCACCAGCAGCACGTGCAGCGTGACGCTGGCCGACAGCGGCGGCTCGCCGTTGTCCTTGACCTGCACCACCAGCCGCTGCTTGGCCGCGTCGCGCTCGCTCAGCGGCCGGGCCGTGCGCACCTCGCCGTTGTGCGCCCACACGCCGAACAGCCCGGGCTCCGTGGCCTTGAGCAGCTGGTACGACAGCCAGGCGTTCTGGCCCGCGTCGCCGTCCACCGCCACCACCTTGGTCACCAGGTAGCCCGCCTCGGCCGCCCTGGGCACCAGCTCGGTGCAGGGCGCCGAGGCGTTCTGCAGCGGGTGCAGCACGAAGGGCGCGTTGTCGTTGGCGTCCTCCACGAGCACGCGCACCAGCGCCTGGCTGCTGAGCGGCGGCGAGCCGCGGTCGGCGGCGCCCACGCGGAACTCGAAGGCCCGCAGGGCCTCGTAGTCCAGCGACCTCAGGGCGAACAGGTGGCCGTTGTCCGGGTTGACGGACACCAGGGAGGCGAGGGGCACGTGCGGGTCGTGGGGCGGCAGCAGCGAGTAGGTGACCTGGGCGTTGGCGCCCGCGTCTCTGTCTGTGGCGCTGACGCTGCCGATGTGCAGGGCGGGGCTGTTGTTCTCGCGCACCCGCAGGGTGTAGGCGGTCTGGGTGAAGGCGGGGGCGTTGTCGTTGACGTCGGACACCCGCACGGTTATGTTGTGCTCGGTTTTCAGCCTGGGGGTCCCCATATCTGTGACGGTGATGGTGATGTTGTACTCGGCTCTTTTCTCTCGATCCAGAGGACTGTCGGTTACCAAGGTGTAGTAGTTCTCTACAGATGGCTTCAGGATGAAGGGAAGATCGTCTTGGATGGAGCACACCATCTTTGCATTGTTACCTGAATCTCTGTCTCGAATCCTAAAAACAGCTACGACTGTCTCGGGTGAATTTTCTTGAATTGGGCTAGTAAGTGATGACATGAGAAATTCTGGTGGATTGTCATTTATATCTGTTATCTGAACAACCACAGTACATTTTCCAGAAAGTCCTCCACCATCTTTGGCCTGAATAGTTAATGTATAAGTTTGAATTGCCTCATAGTTCAATTCAGCTTTAAGATGAAGATTGCCAGATGTTGGATTGATTTGAAACGTTTTGAGAATTCTTTCAGTAGcataaaaaaatgcataaacaaTTTCCCCGTAACTTCCACTGTCTAAATCTCTAGCTGACACGGTGACAACCAGAGAGCCAACAAGGCTGTCCTCGGGCACCTGCACCTTGTAGAGAGGCTGTACAAATTCAGGGGCGTTGTCATTTATGTCCAAAACCAGGATGCGTACCAGGGCAGTCCCAGATCTTGGGGGAGAGCCACCATCCAAGGCGGTGAGGATTAAACTGAGCTCAGGCACCTCTTCTCGATCCAGCAGTCTATCCAGTACCAATTCAGGATAGATAATCCCTTCCCCACTCTCATGGACGCTGATGTGGAAATAAGCATTGGGGCTGATGGTGTAGTTTCTCAGGTTGTTGGTTCCAACATCTGAATCCTGTGCACTTTCTAGGAGAAATGCCGCCCCTGGAGTGGtactttctaatattttcaaGGGAATCTCTCTATCTAGAAATACTGGAGAATGATCGTTGATGTCTCTGACCCATAACTCAGCAGGGAAAATCTGAAGAGGCTTTTCCAGTAACAACTGGAAAGGCAGCACACAAGGCTCTGTGGGGCCACACAGTTCCTCTCGGTCTAATTTCTCATTTAGAAATAAATCACCAGTAAGTGGCTCGAGTAGTAAAATTCCTATGTTCTGGTCTGAAACGATTCTAGGTCCCCGGACTGATAGTTCCCCCAACCCCAAGTCATTTGCTAGATTGGTCAGAAAGGTGCCTTTCTCGGCTTCCTCTTCCACAAAATACAGTAGCGGTTCCCCGCCAGCCCAAGACACTCCcagaaatacacaaagaaatagGACTTGcctttgctgcacagcatgtcCCACTGTGGCCTCCATTCTTCGTTTAACCAGTATTCCAAAAACACTTTTTCTAGGCCTCAAGCAACTCATAAATGGCATCAGTCGAATCCTTGGAAATGAGCTGGATAATAGCAACGGTTGTGGGGAGGGATCCCCGCTTTCTCCCAATACCTATTACCACGGCTTCTTTTCCGCTACTTTTCTAGTCTGGCCAGCTTTCCTCTTAAAGCTGAAATCTGCAACATCCTTTATGCGAATATCTTGTTCTCTTTTTAGCCTGCAGCGCCACCTTGCGTTTTTGTAGATGTTATTCCCGATttcaggaaaagaacaaaaagatggCGGATTAAAGAAGCTGGAgtaggagtgatttttttttctaagtgtcTTTGctgtttcatttcatatttttcctcaACTGGCCACAGTAATCCTAGTAAGTAAGTGCTTACATCTGTTTCCCTCTCTGAGAGTCTGCATTCTCAGAAAAGTAAATCAGTCATTTTCCTTAATTTAGGTGCACAAAATTAAACTCTGGCTTCCCACCAGGAATTAATCCTAAGAAAaccttttcctatttttaagaTTGATAGTAAAGAATGTATAAGAAAATGAAGTCTCCATCAAAAAGTCAGCAAAAATTGGTTGAGAGCCTTTTATTTGTAAACTGCTTAACAATAATGCTGTACACCCTGCAGAGTAACTGGCCTTTTTTGGGTTTCTTGTTAATTAAATAATCCTTCCAGTTTCAAGGTCTTCACTCTTTACCCACAGTATTTTTCTGGAACACTTTCTACCGCCCATCCTCCACCCTTCACCTGATTTAAGTATTATGTATAAGTTAGTGTTCATATGACTGGCATTTCCAAGACAATGCAATGAATACTCTTAAAATTAATAGTAGCAAGTAGGTGTCATTCTTTCCTTTGTGGAAGTGCTCCTGGTATTTCATCTTTAACTATGATTGTTGATCTCAATTTGGggtaaatgctttattttttggattaaaaaagtcttcttatttttctttattctttcatattttagagAGTTTTGACATCTGTTGAAATTTATTCTTTAGCTTTTTAATTCTTGAGTTCTTgatataaataatgtttaaacattgcatattattgttttaatgaaCAGATGGATTTGATGAGCCAACATAGTTTTAGGATTTTTCTGGCCCATATTGCTCTGTTTGTGTACAtgaggtgtatgtttaacttctaTGGTTTTGGTATTAAACTATCCTGGCCTCATAGTATGGATTAGGAAGCTTTCCATCTATTTTTATGCAACAGAAtagtttttataattatattatcaTCTGTTTCTACATGTTTATTACAACTTGCCTTTTAAATGGGTTGGGTTTGGGTGATAAGTCTATGACtatcttttccattttacttttggTTATTAatctgtttgggttttgtttctttttaaagtaatttgtattttattttttaaaaaacatttattttatctggATTTACAAATGTAATGGTATTATGTTTTCATTGCATTATTTATCTTTAGTTGCATCTctattcttattaaaatatttagtatttttattcttgtttttttggcagtatagcacatttttaaaaagtttacttatttggctgctccaggtcttagttgtggcatgcagaatctagttccctgaccagggatggaaccggggccccctgcattgggagctcggagtcttaaccactggcccactagggaagtcccctccttttTACTCTTGAGGAGACTTGCAAGATCTCTATTGtactgatcttttaaaatgcacttttttcaaaataatttatgacCTTGATTCAAAATCAAATAGTACTAAAAgatttataagaaaatacaatAGTTTACTGCACTTTCCCTCCTCATTTTCCTAGCTCCCTTACCAGTaaggaaacttttattttttgaggtaatGTTGGTTTATAGCTCTATATAAGTTCCATATGTACATTATATTGACTTCTGTATGCATTATGgtatgctcaccaccaaaagtttagtttTCAACTACACAGTTGACCCCCTTTACACATTTCACCCTACCCCTACACGTCTCTCCTCTGGtgaccactactctgttctctattttttttttgccgtgacatgcagcatgtgggatcttagttccctgaccagggatcgaacccacatcccctgcattggaagggcagaatctgaaccactggactgctagggaagtcccactacTCTTTTCCCTATAGCTAtatgcttgtttttgtttggtttggtttgttggtttctttttgttttttatatttcaaatatgactgagatcatacagtatttgtctttctccctctgacttatttcacttaggataatatcctcaaggtctatccatgttgtagcagatggcaagatttcatcttttttatgctgagtagtattccagtgtgtgtgtatcacatcttttgttgttgttgttgtttttaaaaacttttattgagatgcagttaccATACactagactgcatatatttagagtgtactatttggtatcccagtctcccagttcattcccccccaaccctccccactttccccacttggtgcccatatgtttgttctctacatctgtgtctctatttctgccttgcaaaccggttgatttgtaccatttttctacagtccacatatatgtgttaatatatgatatttgttttgctctttctgactcacttcactctgtatgacagtctctaggtccatccatgtctctataaatgtcccagtttttaatattccattgtatatatgtaccacatcttttttatccattcatctgttgatggacatttaggttgcttccatgtcctggctattgtaaatagtgctgaaatgaacactggagtgcatgtgtcgctttgaattatggtgttctctgggtatatgcccagcagtgggattgctgggtcatatggtagttctgtttttagttttgcaagcaacctccatactgttctccatagtggctgtatcaatttacattcccaccaacagtgcaagagcgttcccttttctccacaccctctccagcatttactgtttgtagatttcctggTGATGCCccttctaaccggtgtgaggtgatacctcattgtcattttgatttgcatttctctaataattagtgatgttgagcagcttttcgtgtgtctcttggccatgcatatgtcttctttggagaagtacctaattaggttttctgcccattttttgattgggttgtttgtttttttgatattgacctggatgaactgtttatatattttggagattaatcctttgtctgttgattcatttgcaaatatcttctcccattctgagggttgtctttttgtcttgcttatagtttctttcactgtgcagaagctttgaagtttcactaggtcccacttatttatttttgtttttatttccattattctagggggtggatcaaaaaagatcttgctgtgatttacgtcgaagagtgttcttcctatgttttcctctaggagttttatagtgtctggccttacatttaaatctttaatacattttcaatttatttttgtgtatggtgttaaagagtgttctaatttcattcttttacatgtagctgaccaactttcccagcaccacttattgaagaggctgccttttctccattgtatatccttgcctcctttgtcatagagtagttgaccatagtttatctctgggctttctatcctgttccattgatctatatttctgtttttgtgccagtaccatactgtcttgatccctgtagaCTTCtggtatagcctgaagtcaggaagcctgattccaccaactctgtctttccttctcaagattgctttggctattcggggtcttttgcgtttccatacaaactgtaaaatttcttgttctagttctgtgaaaaatgccattggtaatttgattgggattgcattgaatctgtaaatttctttcagtagtatagtcattttcacaatgttgattcttccaatccaagaactgatatgtccctccatctgtttgtgtcatctttctttcattagtgtcttatagttttctgagtacatgtcttttacctccttagttaagtttattcctaggtatttttttctttttgttgcagtggtgaatgggattgtttccttaatttctctttctgaactttcattgttaatgtatagaaatgcaagagatttctgtgtgttaattttgtatcctgcaactttaccaaattcatggatgagctcaagtagttttctggtggcatctttaggactttctatgtatagtatcatgtcatctgcgaacagtgacagttttacttcttttccaatctggattccttttatttctttttcttctctgattgctgtggcaaagacttccaaaactatgttgagtagtagtggtgagagcggacatccttgtcttgttcctgatcttagagggatgcttccagtttttcgccattgagaatgatgtttgctgtgtgtttgtcgtatatggcctttattatgttgaggtaggttccctccatgcccaccttctggagagttttcatgtaaatgggtgttgaattttgtcaaaagctttttctgcatctattgagatgatcatgtggtttttatccttcagtttgttaatatggtgtatcacattgattgatttgcgtatactgaaaaatccttgcattccagggataaaccccacttgatcacggtgtatgatccttttaatgtgctgttggattctgttggctactattttgttgaggatttttgcatctaaattcatcagtgatattggtctgtaattttctttttttgtagtatctttgtctgattttggtatcaaggtgattgtgacctcataaaatgagtttgggagtgttccttcctctgcaatgttttggaagagtttgagaaggatgggtgttagctcttcttgataaaattcacttgtgaatccatctggtcctggacttttgtttgttgggagatttttaatcacagtttcaacttcagtacttgtgattggtctgtttatattttctatgtcttcctgattcagtcttggaaggttatacgtaagaatctctccatttcatccaggttgtccattttattggcatatagttgtttgtagtaatctcttatggtgctttttatttctatggtgtcagttgtaacttctcctgtttcatttctaattttattgatttgagtcctctccctcttttccttgatgagtctcgctagagttttatcaattttatttatcttctcaaagaaccagcttttaattttattgatttttgctattgttttctttgtttctgtttcacttatttctgctgtgatctttattctctctgtctactaactttgggttttgtttgctcttctttctctagtttctttaggtgtaaggttagattgtttatttgggatttttgtttacaggttttttccccctgtacttgatttctaatttcatagtgttgtagttggaaaagatgtttgatagaattttaattttattaaatttaccaaggcttcatttgtgacccaggatgtgatctatcctggagaatgttctgtgcacacttgagaagaaagtgtaatctgctgttttgggatggactgtcctacaaatatcaattaaatctatctggtctattgtgtcacttaaagcttgtgtttctttattaattttctgtctggatgacctgtccattggtgtaagtggggtgttaaagtcccccactatgattgtgttactgtcgatttcctctttcatagttgttagcatttgccttatgtattgaggggctcctatattgggtgcatatatatttataattatctcttcttcttggattgatcccttgatcatttgtagtgtcctttcttgtgtcttgcaacattttttattttaaagtctattttatctgatatgagtatcactactccagctttcttttgatttccatttgcatggaatatctttttgcatcccctcactttctgtctgtatgtgtccctaggtctgaagtgagtctcttgtagacagcatatatatgggtcttgtttttgtatccattcagccagtctgtgtcttttggttggggcatttagtccatttacattcaaggtaattattgatatgtatgttccttttaccattttcttaattgttttgtttttgtttttgtaggtccttttcttctcttatgtttcccgcttagagaagtttctttagcatttgttgtagggctggtttggtgttgctgaattctcttagcttttgcttgtctgtaaagcttttgatttcttcgtcgaatctgaatgagatccttgctgggtagagtattcttggttgtaggttcttccctttcatcatttgaaatatatcgtgccacttccttctggcttgcagagtttctgctgagaaatcagctgttaagcttatgggagttcccttgtatgttatttgtcggttttcccttgttgcttttaataacttttctctgtcttttatctttgtcaatttgactactgtatgtcttggcatgtttctccttgggtttatcctgccttggactctctgcgcttcctggacttgtgtggctatttcctttcccatgttagggaagttttcaactataatctcttccagtattttctcaggtcctttctctctctcttctccttctgggacccctgtaatgagaatgttggtgtgtttaacattgtcccagaggtctcttaggctgtcttcagttcttttcattcttttttccttattcttttctggatcagtgattatcaccattctgtcttccagctcacttattcgcccctctgcctcagttaatctgctattggttccttctagtatatttttcttttcagttattgtgttgcatatctctgtttgtttgctctttaattcttctaggtctttggtaaacttttcttgcagctttttgatctttgcattcagtcttttttcaaagtcctggatcatcttcaccatcattattctctGGAacagtgcctatctcctcttcatttagttgtttttctggaatcttatcttgtcccttcatctggtacaaagtcttttgcctttccattttctctttctgtggctgtggttttcagttccacaagatgaaatactgctgatactgcttgattctgctgtctgctctcttgtggaggaagctatctagaaggctcctgggtgcttcctgatgggagggactgatggtgggttgggctgggtggatggagctcagtaaaattttaatccaatttggtggatggagctcagtgacactttaatctgtttgtctgccagtgggtggggctgtgttcccacagtgttgatgtttggcctgaggctacccagcactggagcttacagcctctttgatggggctaatggtggactctgggagggctcatgccaatgagcacttcccagaacccctgctgccagtgcccctgtctcctgtgtgagccacagctgccccccacctctgcaggcaaccctccaacaccagcaggtaggtcacgttcagtctcctatggggtcactgcttcttccccctgggtcctggtgagcacacttttgtgtgtgcccttcaagagtggagtctccgtttcccccagtcctgtggaggtcctgcaatcaaatcccgctggctttcaaagtctgattctctggggattcctcctcccgttgctggaccctcaggttaggaagcctgatgtggggctcagaaccctcactttagtgggtggacttctgcggtataactgttctccagtttgtgagtcacccacccagcatttatgggatttgattttaacacgattgtgcccctcctatcgtctcattgtggcttctcctttgtctctggatgtggggtgttttttttttagtgagttccagtgtctttctgtcagtgattgttcagcaattagttgtaaatccggtgctcttgcaagagggagtgagcacacgacctcctactccgccatcttgattcctctctcacatcttctttatccatttatctgttgatgggcacttagattgtttccatatctttgctattttcagtaatgctgcaatgaacatgggatgcatatatctttttaaattaatgttttctttttcttcaggtaaatatccagaagtggaatacctggatcacatggtagttctattcttagtttattgaggaatctccatactgttttccataatggctgcacaaattacattcccatgaaTACTGTatgaagattcccttttctccacatcctgtccaacatttgttatttcttgactttttggtaatagctattctaatgggtgtgaggtgatacctccttgtggttttgatttgcatttctttaaaattagtgatggttgagtatcttttcatgtggctTTTGGCCATCTCTTTGTCTACTTTGCAAAAATGTTCacatcctctgctcatttttaagtcaggttgttttgttttgttgagttgtatgggttctttatacattttgcatattaacccctaat
Encoded proteins:
- the PCDHB7 gene encoding protocadherin beta-7; the encoded protein is MPFMSCLRPRKSVFGILVKRRMEATVGHAVQQRQVLFLCVFLGVSWAGGEPLLYFVEEEAEKGTFLTNLANDLGLGELSVRGPRIVSDQNIGILLLEPLTGDLFLNEKLDREELCGPTEPCVLPFQLLLEKPLQIFPAELWVRDINDHSPVFLDREIPLKILESTTPGAAFLLESAQDSDVGTNNLRNYTISPNAYFHISVHESGEGIIYPELVLDRLLDREEVPELSLILTALDGGSPPRSGTALVRILVLDINDNAPEFVQPLYKVQVPEDSLVGSLVVTVSARDLDSGSYGEIVYAFFYATERILKTFQINPTSGNLHLKAELNYEAIQTYTLTIQAKDGGGLSGKCTVVVQITDINDNPPEFLMSSLTSPIQENSPETVVAVFRIRDRDSGNNAKMVCSIQDDLPFILKPSVENYYTLVTDSPLDREKRAEYNITITVTDMGTPRLKTEHNITVRVSDVNDNAPAFTQTAYTLRVRENNSPALHIGSVSATDRDAGANAQVTYSLLPPHDPHVPLASLVSVNPDNGHLFALRSLDYEALRAFEFRVGAADRGSPPLSSQALVRVLVEDANDNAPFVLHPLQNASAPCTELVPRAAEAGYLVTKVVAVDGDAGQNAWLSYQLLKATEPGLFGVWAHNGEVRTARPLSERDAAKQRLVVQVKDNGEPPLSASVTLHVLLVDGFSQPYLPAPEAEAADAGPADPLTVYLVVALASVSSLFLFSVLVFVAVRLCRRGGAASVGRRSVPEGHFPGPLVDVSGTGTLSQSYQYEVCLTGGSGTTSEFKFLKPIIPNLASQSIGREVEEYPSYRNDLGF